The Ruminococcus bovis genome includes a region encoding these proteins:
- a CDS encoding alanine/glycine:cation symporter family protein, translated as MNSLQNVLNDIDNAVWGPVMLILLVGTGVYLTFRFGFLPWRNLFPSLKALFSKESRIKKDGGKGDVSPFAALMTALASTIGTGNIVGVATAMVAGGPGALVWMWISAAFGITTKFAECALSIKYRVVNDRGEMLGGPMYSIKAAFHDKLPGKILAVLFAIFALLASFGIGNLTQANSISDAVNSTFTIPTWVTGLILTVMVLLIVLGGIQSISKVSSVLVPAMAVFYIIAGLVVIFGNISGIPEGLRNIFVMAFSGKSVAGGIAGTLTATMMNSMRYGVGRGVFSNEAGMGSAAIAAAAAHTDNHIRQGYINMCGTFLDTIVVCTITGLAIASSGVLGTTNAAMDGTYVIDNNKITIASHNIGSDSSYKDTIYEYALTDDGFSLTDDSGNVTNYTPCTKEKIATNQETDFDKKMDGVEAKATETTLQGTWQDESGNNVKFSTDGQYESLTLTTGAKLTIEAFRSVLGDVGAYLVTIGLILFAFSTILGWEYNGEKALEFLAKKPLVCYIYRIIFSLVVYFGAVISLDIVWSFSDIANALMIVPNVIAVLILSNKLAKETKEFQPIWKEERAKAKNNK; from the coding sequence ATGAACTCACTGCAAAATGTCCTAAACGACATTGACAATGCAGTATGGGGTCCTGTAATGCTGATACTGCTTGTTGGTACAGGTGTTTACCTAACCTTTAGGTTTGGTTTTCTACCTTGGAGAAACCTTTTTCCATCACTAAAAGCACTTTTCAGCAAAGAATCAAGAATTAAAAAAGACGGTGGCAAAGGTGATGTTTCTCCTTTTGCAGCACTTATGACTGCACTTGCATCTACAATCGGTACAGGTAACATTGTTGGTGTTGCCACTGCTATGGTAGCCGGTGGTCCGGGTGCTTTGGTATGGATGTGGATTTCAGCAGCGTTTGGTATTACAACAAAGTTTGCTGAATGTGCATTATCTATTAAGTACAGAGTTGTTAATGACCGAGGTGAAATGCTTGGTGGTCCTATGTACTCAATTAAGGCAGCATTTCACGACAAGCTACCTGGTAAAATTTTGGCAGTATTATTTGCAATCTTTGCATTACTTGCTTCATTCGGTATCGGTAACTTAACACAAGCTAACTCAATTTCTGATGCAGTTAACTCAACCTTTACTATTCCTACATGGGTAACAGGTCTAATCCTTACTGTTATGGTACTGCTTATTGTTTTAGGTGGTATTCAGAGTATTTCAAAGGTTTCTTCTGTACTAGTCCCTGCAATGGCTGTCTTTTACATTATCGCAGGTCTTGTAGTTATCTTCGGTAACATTTCCGGTATTCCTGAAGGACTAAGAAACATTTTTGTTATGGCTTTTTCCGGTAAATCAGTTGCCGGTGGTATAGCCGGTACACTTACTGCAACAATGATGAACTCAATGCGTTACGGTGTTGGCAGAGGTGTATTTAGTAATGAAGCCGGTATGGGTTCTGCTGCTATTGCTGCAGCTGCTGCACATACTGACAACCACATTCGTCAAGGCTATATCAATATGTGTGGTACATTCCTAGATACAATTGTTGTTTGTACAATTACAGGTTTAGCTATTGCATCATCCGGAGTGCTTGGTACAACTAATGCAGCTATGGATGGCACATATGTTATTGATAATAACAAAATCACTATTGCATCTCACAATATTGGTTCTGACTCCTCATACAAAGACACAATTTACGAGTATGCATTAACTGATGATGGTTTCTCATTAACTGATGATAGTGGTAATGTTACAAACTACACACCTTGTACTAAAGAAAAAATTGCTACAAATCAGGAAACTGACTTTGACAAAAAGATGGATGGTGTAGAAGCTAAGGCTACCGAAACAACTTTACAGGGTACATGGCAAGATGAAAGTGGTAACAATGTAAAGTTCAGTACTGATGGACAGTACGAATCACTTACACTAACAACCGGTGCTAAGCTAACTATTGAAGCATTTAGAAGTGTACTTGGTGATGTTGGTGCTTACCTTGTAACTATCGGACTTATCCTCTTTGCTTTCTCTACTATTCTTGGTTGGGAATATAACGGTGAAAAGGCACTTGAGTTCCTTGCTAAAAAGCCACTTGTATGTTACATATACAGAATTATATTCTCACTTGTTGTTTACTTCGGTGCAGTAATTTCTCTTGATATTGTATGGTCATTCTCAGATATTGCGAATGCACTTATGATTGTTCCTAATGTTATTGCAGTATTAATCTTAAGCAATAAACTTGCAAAAGAAACTAAAGAATTCCAACCAATTTGGAAAGAAGAAAGAGCAAAAGCTAAGAATAATAAATAA